The genomic segment AAAACCTCGTACATAAATAGCCTTTTTTTCTTTATTAATGTCTCCTGTATTCCCCACTCATTGCAAGTAATCATACCTCATAACAATGGCAAATCGTGAATAACCACGAGCCAAAATTATGAGGTAAGCCATGAAGAAAGCATCCTGCTCTAAGCAATTCATTACCACCAACAAATTTTCTGAAATCTTCGGAGTGAAACCTGATACAGTTCGCAGGAACCTTTGCACCAAAGGTCATTTCTTAGGTATGAAGCCATTAAAGCTGGCAAACGGGCGCTTACTTTGGCCAGCAATCACCCCCGATCAACTAAAAGGGTGATTTCATGAATACCAAAAGAAAAGCGGTCCCTCCCCAAAAGGTTGGCGCCATGGGAGAAACCGCTTCAAATCAACAAGCCAAGTATAGTTCTTTTCCTGACAATCAGCAAGGACCGACCGACAATCCTGCAGCCAGTCAGCGGCAACGTATTTTTCCCCACCCGAAAGCAGACGAGCCGACGACAGACATTGCTTTCACAATCATCACCAACCACGACGGCCCACTGACAAAGACGATCCGGCCAGATGGCCAAGGCGGGATCATCAAGAAGCCTGCTGCAAATCTCGTCAGAGGTGTAACGAAAAGGGTTACCATGCCCTTTAGGAAGTTTGGCCCTTTTCTGCGGACATTGCAGAATAATCAGGCCCTCTGCCACGGCGTCAGTGATTATCCCCAAGCCAACATTACCTCAAGAGCCAAGTTTAACGGGGAGCCGGACACAATCACAAGGACATCGGAATATTTCCACTATCCAACAGGTGCCGGTATCGGCATGTTCGACCACGACCCGAAACCTGGGCAGAAAACGTTGAGCGCAGATGAGTTGCTTGACATTATATATAGTGTCTGCCCTGATTTTCGCCGCCTGTCGACATGGTGGACGCCGTCAACGAGTTCCTGCATTTTTGATAACAACAAAAATGAGCTGACGGGAATTGGAGCCGGTTTCCACCTGTACTTCCCGTTTGAGCCTGCAGATAAATTACCGGAATTTGCTGACTGGCTGTCCAGGCAACTTTGGTTAGCAGGCCACGGCCACATCTTTATTAGCCGAACCGGTTCACTACTTACCCGGACCGTCTTCGATCTGACAGTTTTCTCCCCGGAACGATTGGATTTCGTAGCCGGGGCCGACTGTATTGACTGCAATCAACGGTTGCCGGAACCTGTGTACCGCAAAGGATTGGAGGTGTGGGCATGATAGAGTTTACACCGCTAACTGAAGCGCAAAACATGCTGTATGAGGCCACCGTTTCGGTTGCGAAAGAAGAAGTCCACGCGGAAGCTGACAGAATCAGACAACAGTACATGTCAGTTGAAGCTATCAAGCTGGCAGAGAAAACTGGTGTCGATGTTGAGCATGCTGAAGAGACTGTCCGCTTGCGATGTAACGGACACTTGAGCCCAGAGGATATCATTTATTTCCAGAACGGTAGCACGGCCACGGTGGAAGAAATGCTTGCGGACAGAAGCAAATATGACGGCACGCCCTGTGCTGACCCGCTTGAACGTGAAGAAGGGTTGAATCGGGCAATGTTCTACGCCAACGCTGATACCGGCAAGCCACTCATCCACTCTTTCCTTCATGGTGGCCAGATACACCACTTGACCGGCCGACAGGAAGAGCCGGTGGAAGAACATGCACCATCCTTTAGCGAACTGCTTGAACGCGCAGCTACCCTGAAGGCAGGAGATACAAAGGGCATGAAAGATATTCTCGAACTTGCGACAGCCCTAGACTCAATCGAGGAACAGGAACTTTTGCGCAAAATCAAGAAAAACACAGGGATGCCCCTGCAGGCCATGCGCTCGTACACACGCAAGGGTCAAGTGGATTCCAAGGATTTGGATCACCTCGATATCGCACGTAAGCTCCTGGAAGAGATCGGTAAAGAGAACGTACTGAACTGCGAGGATGGAGTTTTTATATGGCGAGAAAAAGGAGTATGGGAGCCGATGAGAAAAGGCGAACTTAAGCACCGATTGCAGAAACTGATAGAGGGGAAGATGCGGGTTATGTCTCAGTGGGTTGTGGGGGCAACAGAGGTGTTCACAAATGACGTGTATCGGGCGAATCATGAATTCAATATTGGTGATCCGAATGTCATTAACTGCCTTAACGGGGAACTGCACCTAAATCACAAAACCGGTTCGTGGGAGCCGAAGTCTCATGATAAGCTGGCCTATCGGACTAGTCAGATTCCTGTCGAGTTTGACCCTACTGCAACTGCACCACGATTTAAACAGTTCTTGAATGAGATATTCGAAACTGATGAGGATAGCCAAGACAAGACAAGAGCGCTGCTGGAAATGTGTGGTTACACGATGGTGGCCCACTGCTCGTATGAACTGTTCGTCATCCTTATAGGTACTGGCGCGAACGGTAAAAGCGTTTTTCTTTCGCTACTAGAGGCCATTGTCGGGCCGAAAAACACAGTAGGGGTTCAGCCAAGCCAGTTCGACAACCGGTTTCAGCGAGGGCACATGCGCCATAAACTCGCCAATATCGTGACGGAGATCAAGCAAGGCGAGGTCATTGCCGATGCAGAGCTAAAAGGGATTGTCTCAGGTGAACCGTCGACGGTCGAGAACAAATTCAAAGACCCTTTCACCATGCGGCCCCATGTAACGTGTTGGTTTGCGACAAATCATATGCCACATACCCGTGACTTTTCGGAGGCGCTGTTCAGGCGCGCCTTGATCCTGAAATTCAACCGCGTCTTCTCAGACGAGGAAAAGAACCCGAAGCTCAAGGATGAATTGTTTGCAGAATTGCCAGGCATCCTGAATCTGGCTCTCCATGCTTACGCTAATGCTGTTTTGAATGGTTTTACAAAGCCTGACAGCAGTGAACAGGCGAAAGAAGAATGGCGACTTGAAGCAGATCAGGTTCAGCAGTTCGTTGAGGATTGCTGTGAAAAATCGCCTTACGAGGAAATTGAGTCTTCAACGCTATTCAGAGCATATCGATCATGGGCAGAGACGAACGGTATACGAAAAATGTTGAGCCAAAAGAGTTTCAGAGACAGGCTCACACGCCTTGGATTTGGCAGCAAACGGAATAAACAGGCTAGGCTTGTCACAGGGATTGCCATGGCCAACAATTTCCCTGGTAGTGCTGCCGATCTGTTGGGGGAACTTCTCTCTTGATGAACGCGTATTGACTTCGTCATATAGACCTGGGTTACTGAAATGGTCCCCATTATTATACGACTGAGCTTTCCCACATTTGGGCATCAGCACCATTTCCCTTCCTATTTACGGGTGGGCACATGGTGATGGGTGACGGGTGGTGACGGGTGGTGACGGGTTTTTCCACATTACCCAACTTTCAGAAAAAATAAAGTTCAGTAATTCAAAATCTTCTTTTTCTCATAAATATATCCATGTTATAAAAAGCGTCACCATCCGTCACCACATGGGAAGCATTCTCACCACGACACATATAGAAAGCACAAAATGACATAAGAGTAAGGGGATATACAATACTATAGCCTGAGCTTCCCTACTCTCCTTTACTCACTTGTCCTGGTGGAAGGGGGGGGGTAAAAGTTTGGGGCTTAATTACCTAAGACCGGGATTGCCCTCTAACGTTAACACTAACTCTGAATAATCCACGACAACAACCTTCAGGAATCGTTGTGCGCGCGCGAGGCGAATTGAAGTTTTCCGGGTAGTGCTTGACGCCTCTTTATGGATTTTAAGCAAGGCCGAAGAAAAGCACAGGACCCCCCATCAAAGGTCACTGGCTGAAACGGCGATGTATCGCTACAAGCAGTTGATCAGCGACAAACTGAACCTTCGCGAATACAACGGCCAAACAGGTAAGTCAGCTTGCGTCCAAGGCTTTGAACAAAATCAATGCTTTCGGAATACCTGTTCGAGAGGTTTTTTAGTAAAATGGAATGGAGCAGAGAGGAACTGATTTTCTTCTCTCATGATTTATGCAACAAGGCCCCAACCTACTCCAATTTCACCCTTACCAAGATCCTTCAATGCAGTCACCCCTTTCGAGGTGATTGATACTCGCTCAGGGTTGCTCATATGCTCCTGCAGGGTCCTTCAATGTAGTCACCCCTTTCGAGGTGATTGATACATTTTTTCAGGTCGATATAGCGCATATCTTTGGCGCTTCAATGTAATCACCCCTTGCGAGGTGATTGACACGCAGACCTGCAGGCCGACCGTTATAACAGTCCTTGCTTCAATGCAGTCACCCCTTTCAAGGTGATTGATACCGTTTGCCACAGGAAAGAGCATCGGCGGTTGATCGCTTCAATGTAGTCACCCCTTTCGAGGTGATTGATACTTCCCGA from the Desulfotalea psychrophila LSv54 genome contains:
- a CDS encoding DNA primase family protein, producing the protein MIEFTPLTEAQNMLYEATVSVAKEEVHAEADRIRQQYMSVEAIKLAEKTGVDVEHAEETVRLRCNGHLSPEDIIYFQNGSTATVEEMLADRSKYDGTPCADPLEREEGLNRAMFYANADTGKPLIHSFLHGGQIHHLTGRQEEPVEEHAPSFSELLERAATLKAGDTKGMKDILELATALDSIEEQELLRKIKKNTGMPLQAMRSYTRKGQVDSKDLDHLDIARKLLEEIGKENVLNCEDGVFIWREKGVWEPMRKGELKHRLQKLIEGKMRVMSQWVVGATEVFTNDVYRANHEFNIGDPNVINCLNGELHLNHKTGSWEPKSHDKLAYRTSQIPVEFDPTATAPRFKQFLNEIFETDEDSQDKTRALLEMCGYTMVAHCSYELFVILIGTGANGKSVFLSLLEAIVGPKNTVGVQPSQFDNRFQRGHMRHKLANIVTEIKQGEVIADAELKGIVSGEPSTVENKFKDPFTMRPHVTCWFATNHMPHTRDFSEALFRRALILKFNRVFSDEEKNPKLKDELFAELPGILNLALHAYANAVLNGFTKPDSSEQAKEEWRLEADQVQQFVEDCCEKSPYEEIESSTLFRAYRSWAETNGIRKMLSQKSFRDRLTRLGFGSKRNKQARLVTGIAMANNFPGSAADLLGELLS